The Terriglobia bacterium genome has a window encoding:
- the raiA gene encoding ribosome-associated translation inhibitor RaiA — protein sequence MNVDYTGRQYEVTPALRKQIENGLSKIEKILSTHFDTHVILSAEKHRHIAEITVSVRNHNIVGVAEATDMTAAVGQALDRIERQAVKYKTRWRSKKRQARKKWNGEASVAEQQLAVGATVTTAVPVVVHAFPSIVRTAEAHVTRADDAVALRPLTLEEAIKEAEFRDRDVFVFRDNKGRVKVLHRTKDG from the coding sequence ATGAACGTTGACTATACCGGCAGGCAATACGAAGTCACTCCCGCACTCCGCAAGCAGATCGAGAACGGCCTCTCCAAGATCGAAAAAATCCTGAGCACACATTTTGATACGCACGTGATCCTCTCGGCGGAAAAGCACCGCCACATCGCCGAGATCACGGTCAGCGTGCGCAATCACAACATCGTGGGCGTCGCCGAGGCGACCGACATGACGGCCGCCGTCGGCCAGGCCCTCGATCGCATCGAGCGTCAAGCGGTCAAGTACAAGACGCGCTGGAGGTCGAAGAAACGCCAGGCACGCAAGAAATGGAACGGCGAAGCCAGCGTCGCGGAGCAGCAGCTCGCGGTCGGCGCCACGGTCACCACCGCCGTTCCGGTGGTGGTGCACGCCTTTCCTTCCATCGTGCGCACCGCTGAGGCCCACGTTACTCGCGCCGACGATGCCGTCGCGCTGCGCCCGCTGACTCTCGAAGAAGCGATCAAGGAGGCCGAGTTCCGCGATCGCGACGTCTTCGTCTTTCGCGACAACAAGGGCCGCGTCAAGGTGCTGCACCGCACCAAGGACGG
- the lptB gene encoding LPS export ABC transporter ATP-binding protein translates to MQTLATDEIGKSYRGRRVVNGVSLHISQGEVVGLLGPNGAGKTTTFYMIVGLTPPDTGRVLGDGVDITTVPMYLRARNFGISYLPQEPSIFRKLSVEENILAVLEAQPISWHERRERMEKLIDQLGLGHIRRSRGHSLSGGERRRVEIARSLCIQPAFILLDEPFSGIDPIAVLDLQKIIFDLKASGIGVLVTDHNVRETLSVTDRAYIINEGRIFRAGTPEQLGSDPEVKRVYLGESFSLV, encoded by the coding sequence ATGCAGACCCTGGCGACTGACGAGATCGGTAAGAGTTACCGTGGTCGGAGGGTAGTGAATGGCGTCAGCCTCCACATCAGCCAAGGGGAAGTCGTAGGTCTTTTGGGCCCCAACGGGGCCGGAAAAACCACCACTTTTTACATGATCGTGGGGCTCACTCCGCCCGACACGGGCCGCGTTCTGGGCGATGGTGTCGATATCACGACCGTCCCTATGTATTTGAGGGCACGGAACTTCGGCATCAGTTACCTCCCCCAGGAACCTTCGATCTTTCGCAAATTATCGGTCGAGGAGAACATCCTGGCGGTGCTGGAGGCGCAGCCCATCTCCTGGCACGAGCGCCGCGAGCGCATGGAGAAGCTGATCGACCAGCTCGGTCTGGGGCACATCCGGCGCAGCCGCGGACATTCCCTCTCCGGCGGCGAGCGCCGCCGGGTGGAGATTGCCCGCTCTCTCTGCATCCAGCCGGCGTTCATCTTGCTGGACGAGCCCTTTTCGGGCATCGACCCGATCGCCGTGCTCGACCTTCAGAAGATCATCTTCGACCTGAAGGCCAGCGGCATCGGGGTGCTCGTCACCGACCACAACGTCCGCGAGACGCTGTCGGTCACGGATCGCGCCTACATCATCAATGAGGGCCGGATCTTCCGCGCCGGTACTCCGGAACAGTTGGGCAGTGATCCGGAGGTCAAGCGGGTGTATCTGGGCGAGAGTTTCTCGCTGGTCTGA
- a CDS encoding DUF507 family protein, with the protein MIFSKDYVGYLARQITDKLIQAEFIETANKQAVADKLNAAMVDELSLEDRINDEVRVILEQYQEEMRKTGASYQEMFKKVKNELVRKYRAVL; encoded by the coding sequence ATGATCTTCTCCAAGGATTACGTGGGCTACCTGGCCCGGCAGATCACCGACAAACTGATCCAGGCCGAGTTTATCGAGACTGCCAATAAGCAGGCGGTCGCCGACAAGCTGAACGCAGCCATGGTCGACGAACTCTCGCTGGAGGACCGCATCAACGACGAGGTACGGGTCATCCTGGAGCAGTACCAGGAGGAGATGCGCAAGACCGGCGCCAGCTACCAGGAGATGTTCAAGAAGGTGAAGAACGAGCTGGTGCGCAAATACAGGGCAGTGCTATGA
- the recJ gene encoding single-stranded-DNA-specific exonuclease RecJ, whose amino-acid sequence MRWHVRSADPAVVDQLSSQAGIPPLIARLLALRGVNTVVDAQRFLAPRLEHLHSPYLMHGMRAAVERIRAALAGKETILIYGDYDVDGTTAIVILKTAIELLGGACEFHVPHRIREGYGMKDDVIERAASAGVRLIISVDTGIRAFAAAETARRVGVDLIVTDHHLPETNEGVPETFAVLNPNQPGCEYPCKALCGAGVAFKVVQALLEGTEFERLLPSFLKMVAIATIADAVPLTGENRVIARLGLEGLRDPRNAGLKALIEVAALDVSRRVKAGDIAFRLAPRINAAGRMDIAQDVIDLFCCNDAARARDIALKLNQLNSDRQQEEQRIVEEACARIDGDAALREAFCIVVEGAGWHRGVIGIVATRVVVRYHRPALVVSVEGEDAYGSGRSISAFHLLEALESCGELFTRFGGHAHAVGFALPAKRVAQLRSGLDTFARTRLTPADFVPSLELDGELSLDQVTPDLYQSLCALEPYGIENPEPVFLTRGLRLVQPPRVLKEKHIKLRLAQNAAGAPPKPGFGLGGFRAIDALGWRMAERLQQENFLVGDLVDAAFTVDMNDHPDFGGLQLSIEDVQKVAVTTATR is encoded by the coding sequence GTGCGCTGGCATGTGCGCTCGGCCGATCCCGCTGTGGTTGATCAACTTTCCTCACAGGCCGGAATTCCACCACTTATCGCCCGCCTGCTTGCGCTTCGCGGCGTGAACACGGTGGTAGACGCCCAGCGCTTCCTCGCGCCGCGCCTCGAGCACCTGCACTCGCCTTACCTCATGCACGGGATGCGCGCCGCGGTTGAGCGCATCCGCGCCGCGCTCGCCGGCAAAGAGACCATCCTGATCTACGGCGATTACGACGTGGACGGCACTACCGCCATCGTCATCCTGAAGACGGCGATCGAGCTTTTGGGTGGCGCCTGCGAGTTCCACGTGCCGCACCGCATCCGCGAAGGCTACGGGATGAAGGACGACGTCATCGAGCGCGCGGCTTCCGCCGGTGTGCGGTTGATCATCAGCGTGGACACCGGCATTCGCGCTTTTGCCGCCGCCGAGACTGCCCGCCGCGTGGGCGTGGACCTCATCGTCACCGATCATCACCTGCCCGAGACCAACGAGGGAGTGCCCGAAACCTTCGCCGTTCTCAACCCCAACCAGCCCGGCTGCGAGTACCCCTGCAAGGCGCTGTGCGGAGCCGGAGTCGCGTTCAAGGTGGTGCAAGCGCTGCTCGAGGGCACGGAGTTCGAGCGCCTGCTCCCCTCGTTCCTGAAGATGGTGGCCATCGCCACCATCGCCGACGCGGTGCCGCTGACCGGCGAGAACCGGGTCATCGCCAGGCTCGGGCTCGAGGGGCTGCGCGACCCGCGCAATGCGGGCCTCAAGGCGCTGATCGAAGTCGCCGCGCTCGACGTCTCCAGGCGCGTGAAGGCGGGCGATATCGCTTTCCGCCTGGCGCCGCGCATCAACGCCGCTGGTCGAATGGACATCGCCCAGGATGTCATCGACCTCTTTTGTTGCAACGACGCCGCGCGTGCAAGAGACATCGCGCTCAAGCTCAACCAGCTCAATTCCGACCGCCAGCAGGAGGAGCAGAGGATCGTCGAGGAGGCGTGCGCGCGCATCGACGGCGACGCCGCCCTGCGCGAAGCGTTCTGCATCGTGGTGGAGGGAGCCGGCTGGCACCGCGGCGTCATCGGCATCGTCGCCACGCGGGTGGTCGTGCGCTACCACCGGCCTGCGCTGGTCGTCTCCGTGGAGGGCGAGGACGCTTACGGATCGGGCCGCTCGATCTCCGCTTTCCACCTGCTGGAGGCGCTCGAATCCTGCGGCGAGCTGTTCACGCGCTTCGGGGGACACGCCCACGCGGTCGGCTTTGCCCTTCCGGCGAAGCGTGTCGCGCAGCTCCGCTCTGGCCTCGACACCTTCGCCCGAACGCGCCTTACGCCGGCGGACTTCGTGCCCTCCCTCGAACTCGATGGTGAGCTCTCGCTCGACCAGGTCACGCCGGACCTCTACCAGTCGCTTTGCGCGCTCGAGCCCTACGGCATCGAGAATCCCGAGCCCGTGTTCCTGACCCGCGGCCTGCGCCTGGTCCAGCCGCCCCGGGTTTTGAAGGAGAAGCACATCAAGCTGCGCCTGGCGCAGAATGCCGCGGGTGCCCCACCCAAGCCCGGTTTTGGCTTGGGTGGGTTCCGCGCCATCGATGCGCTGGGTTGGCGCATGGCCGAGCGTCTCCAGCAGGAAAACTTCCTCGTCGGCGATCTGGTGGACGCCGCCTTCACCGTGGACATGAACGACCACCCCGATTTCGGCGGTCTGCAACTCTCGATCGAAGATGTGCAGAAAGTGGCCGTGACCACGGCGACTCGCTAG
- the lptC gene encoding LPS export ABC transporter periplasmic protein LptC, translated as MAFDLQRLRKWLGIGIVAVIAVVALFVLYGRYRIRRAVQELPQKMGVDVKQSTEGFTLSKSEGGRTLFTISAKKAVQYEQGGRAELHGVNIVVYGREADRFDQIYGADFSYNPSSGDIQAKGEVHIDLESDTSGPVRPDQAPPKELKNPIHLKTSGVVFNQKTGFAATNELIDFRVPQATGTAKGATYDSKNNVLVLRSAVRLRTAGPESANITAERGIISKDPRRAVLDVVHLERANGSLDAGQVTVFLRDDNSVDHMVATGDVRARGRQNSTVRAPRAEAFMSANLLRHAVLSGGVTFDQGGPSPSHGTAGRILLDFGPHDQLANIRAVDKVSLTEQQKSSGHSPQVVEIAAPAISSSVSGGKMGRAQTSGASQISIRPLDPIPAHPTDADATTVITAGQFDLVFEGNHMKQLHGSPDARIVSSVPGQPDKVSTSRDLTAAFDAGGGISSLLQVGDVHYIEGQRTATAQRARYSPGDGVLVLTGAPRVSEGGLQTTAQTIRFERRSGDATAEGDVKTTYNEPRQQPGGAPPAAGAMFSSGDPIHVTAASMLAHRATATARYTGGARLWQGANIVQAPVITFDRDHHDVLAQGSASQAVSTVFVQTDKSGKLTPVNVNASRLTYTEALRKARFEGGVIVKGADLTVQADHADVFLLPRAAKTQAAGPSGVSQVEHMVAEGHIAITESTRTARGERLTYNPADGKFVLTGGPPSIFDAEHGTISGDSLTFFSRDDKVVVGSSGSSRTVTQTRVTK; from the coding sequence GTGGCCTTCGATCTCCAGCGCCTGCGCAAATGGCTCGGCATCGGGATCGTGGCGGTGATCGCCGTGGTCGCTCTGTTCGTCCTCTACGGCCGCTACCGCATCCGCCGCGCCGTGCAGGAGCTCCCCCAGAAGATGGGCGTGGACGTGAAGCAAAGCACCGAAGGCTTCACCCTCTCCAAGTCCGAGGGCGGGCGCACCCTGTTCACCATCAGCGCGAAGAAGGCGGTGCAGTACGAGCAGGGAGGCCGCGCCGAGCTGCACGGCGTAAACATCGTGGTGTACGGCCGGGAAGCGGACCGCTTCGATCAGATCTACGGCGCCGATTTCTCCTACAATCCGTCATCCGGCGACATCCAGGCGAAGGGCGAGGTGCACATCGACCTCGAGTCGGACACTTCCGGTCCAGTCCGCCCCGACCAGGCGCCGCCCAAGGAATTGAAAAACCCCATCCACCTGAAGACCAGCGGCGTGGTGTTCAATCAGAAGACCGGTTTCGCCGCCACCAATGAGCTGATCGATTTCCGCGTGCCGCAGGCCACCGGCACGGCCAAGGGCGCCACCTACGACTCCAAGAACAATGTCCTGGTCCTGCGATCCGCCGTGCGCCTGAGAACGGCCGGTCCCGAGAGCGCGAACATCACGGCCGAGCGCGGCATCATCAGCAAGGATCCGCGCCGGGCCGTGCTCGACGTCGTGCACCTGGAACGCGCCAACGGCTCCCTCGATGCCGGCCAGGTAACGGTGTTCCTGCGCGACGACAACAGCGTCGACCACATGGTCGCCACGGGCGACGTCCGCGCTCGCGGTCGCCAGAATTCGACCGTGCGCGCTCCGCGGGCGGAGGCATTCATGTCGGCCAACCTCCTCCGCCATGCAGTCCTCTCCGGCGGCGTGACCTTCGACCAGGGAGGCCCCTCTCCTTCCCATGGCACGGCCGGCCGCATCCTGCTCGACTTCGGACCGCACGATCAGCTCGCGAACATTCGCGCCGTGGACAAGGTGAGCCTGACCGAGCAGCAGAAGAGCTCGGGGCACTCGCCGCAGGTCGTGGAGATCGCTGCCCCTGCGATCTCCAGCTCGGTCTCAGGCGGCAAAATGGGGCGCGCCCAGACCAGCGGCGCGTCGCAGATCTCGATCCGGCCGCTGGATCCGATCCCCGCCCACCCGACCGATGCGGACGCCACCACCGTCATCACCGCGGGACAGTTCGACCTGGTCTTTGAAGGCAACCACATGAAGCAGCTGCACGGCTCGCCGGACGCCCGCATCGTCTCTTCGGTACCCGGCCAGCCCGACAAGGTCAGCACCAGCCGGGATCTCACTGCTGCCTTCGATGCCGGCGGAGGCATCTCCAGCCTGCTCCAGGTCGGCGACGTCCATTACATCGAGGGCCAACGCACGGCCACGGCCCAGCGGGCCCGCTACTCGCCGGGCGACGGTGTTCTGGTGCTCACCGGCGCACCGCGCGTCAGCGAAGGCGGTCTCCAGACCACCGCGCAGACCATCCGCTTCGAGCGCAGGTCCGGTGACGCCACCGCCGAAGGGGATGTCAAGACCACCTACAACGAGCCGCGGCAGCAGCCGGGAGGCGCACCGCCCGCTGCGGGGGCGATGTTCTCCAGCGGCGACCCGATCCACGTGACGGCCGCATCCATGCTGGCCCACCGCGCCACCGCGACTGCGCGCTATACCGGCGGTGCGCGCCTGTGGCAGGGCGCCAATATCGTGCAGGCCCCTGTCATCACGTTCGATCGCGATCACCACGACGTGCTCGCGCAGGGGTCGGCGTCACAGGCGGTTTCGACCGTCTTCGTCCAGACGGACAAATCAGGCAAGCTCACGCCCGTCAATGTCAACGCTTCCCGGCTCACCTATACCGAAGCGCTGCGCAAAGCGCGTTTCGAGGGCGGCGTGATCGTGAAGGGGGCCGACCTGACGGTCCAGGCCGACCACGCCGATGTCTTCCTGCTGCCGCGTGCAGCCAAGACCCAGGCCGCGGGTCCGTCGGGGGTCTCGCAGGTGGAGCACATGGTCGCGGAAGGCCACATCGCGATCACCGAATCCACCCGCACGGCCCGCGGCGAACGGCTGACCTACAACCCGGCGGACGGCAAATTCGTCCTTACCGGGGGTCCTCCGAGCATTTTTGATGCCGAACATGGCACCATTTCGGGCGATTCGTTGACCTTCTTCAGTCGCGATGATAAAGTTGTGGTTGGAAGTTCTGGTTCGTCCCGCACGGTCACACAGACGCGAGTCACTAAGTAG
- a CDS encoding acetaldehyde dehydrogenase (acetylating), protein MSSTPQAAESKDARSVAEARELVDRAYAAYQQFQNFTQEQVDRIIDAMADAATANAEKLARMAVEETGYGVVADKVQKNLFSSQRVYEAVRAMKTVGVIREDKAQGIIEVAAPVGVVAAILPSTNPTSTAIYKILIALKGRNAIVLSPHPTAFKCTCETTNIMRDAALQAGAPADVICCFTTPTLAGTQELMKHKRTSVILSTGGMSIVRAAYSSGKPAYGVGPGNVPAFIDRSADVAKAVADVVFGKTFDNGTICSSEQAIVAEEAMREQILAELKKSGAHFLKHDEIDRLSKQMVNLETHTINPKFVGKSARKVAELAGFQVPEGTRVLVAELNGVGREYPLSAEKLSPVLALYFARDRATAFELCYSLLRFGGLGHTCAIHAKDDQVIREYGLRMPAGRIVVNSPAPQGSIGSSTNLFPAMTLGCGAPGGNITSDNISPLHLINLRRVAYEARPVTRAPAAVVTALAPSMAECACKPEPAMAAPAHVPAEDLGATERVAVARAIERFLARKGAEQPAPAPAPSAPAAEKPAPAAVRLKPRPVDFVSEAEVRDAMKRKEKILVGKKTIITPAARDLAAQHDIFVKAD, encoded by the coding sequence GTGTCTTCCACTCCCCAAGCCGCTGAGAGCAAGGACGCCCGCTCCGTCGCCGAGGCGCGCGAGCTGGTGGACCGCGCCTACGCCGCCTACCAGCAGTTCCAGAACTTCACCCAGGAGCAGGTGGACCGCATCATCGACGCCATGGCGGACGCCGCCACGGCCAACGCCGAGAAGCTGGCGCGGATGGCCGTCGAAGAGACCGGCTACGGCGTGGTCGCCGACAAGGTCCAGAAGAACCTGTTCTCCTCCCAGCGCGTGTACGAAGCGGTGCGCGCCATGAAGACGGTCGGCGTGATCCGCGAGGACAAGGCGCAGGGGATCATCGAGGTGGCCGCACCGGTGGGCGTGGTGGCCGCCATTTTGCCCTCGACCAACCCGACCTCGACCGCCATCTACAAGATCCTGATCGCGCTCAAGGGCCGCAACGCCATCGTGCTCAGCCCGCACCCCACCGCCTTCAAGTGCACCTGCGAGACCACCAACATCATGCGCGACGCCGCGCTCCAGGCGGGTGCGCCCGCCGACGTCATCTGCTGCTTCACCACGCCCACGCTCGCCGGGACGCAGGAACTGATGAAGCACAAGCGCACGTCGGTGATCCTGTCCACCGGCGGAATGAGCATCGTGCGCGCCGCCTACAGCTCCGGCAAGCCCGCCTATGGCGTTGGCCCGGGCAACGTACCCGCGTTCATCGACCGCAGCGCCGATGTGGCGAAAGCGGTCGCCGACGTGGTCTTCGGTAAGACCTTCGACAACGGCACCATCTGCTCTTCGGAGCAGGCGATCGTGGCGGAAGAAGCGATGCGGGAACAGATCCTCGCCGAGCTCAAGAAGAGCGGCGCGCACTTCCTGAAGCACGACGAGATCGACCGCCTGAGCAAGCAGATGGTCAATCTCGAGACCCACACCATCAATCCCAAGTTCGTGGGCAAGTCGGCGCGCAAGGTAGCCGAGCTGGCGGGGTTCCAGGTGCCTGAAGGGACTCGGGTCCTGGTCGCGGAACTCAACGGCGTGGGGCGTGAATACCCGCTCTCTGCGGAAAAGCTCTCCCCGGTGCTGGCGCTGTACTTCGCGCGCGACCGAGCGACCGCGTTCGAACTTTGTTATTCGCTGCTGCGCTTCGGCGGGCTGGGTCACACCTGCGCCATCCATGCGAAGGATGACCAGGTGATCCGCGAATACGGCCTGCGCATGCCGGCCGGACGCATCGTTGTGAACTCGCCTGCGCCGCAAGGCTCCATCGGCTCTTCGACTAACTTATTCCCGGCGATGACGCTGGGTTGCGGCGCGCCGGGCGGCAACATCACCTCAGACAACATCTCGCCCCTGCACCTGATCAACCTGAGGCGCGTGGCCTACGAGGCGCGGCCCGTCACCCGCGCGCCTGCGGCGGTGGTCACCGCGCTTGCGCCATCCATGGCTGAATGTGCGTGCAAGCCGGAACCGGCGATGGCGGCCCCGGCGCACGTGCCGGCGGAGGACCTTGGGGCGACCGAACGCGTCGCGGTCGCGCGCGCCATCGAGCGCTTCCTGGCGCGCAAGGGAGCCGAACAGCCGGCTCCGGCCCCGGCGCCGTCGGCTCCTGCGGCGGAGAAACCTGCTCCTGCTGCCGTGCGTCTTAAGCCTCGCCCGGTGGACTTCGTCAGCGAAGCCGAGGTGCGTGACGCGATGAAGCGCAAGGAGAAGATCCTGGTCGGCAAGAAGACCATCATCACGCCCGCGGCCCGCGATCTTGCGGCGCAGCACGACATCTTTGTCAAAGCGGATTAG
- a CDS encoding DUF507 family protein: protein MRISRDKMNVLAKVATEALVQMENVEFIEDRNTIRLELRRILEELLKEEMKIDQSARQKIENQRRTILEGTQEWDILYRKYYNEEVKKLGI, encoded by the coding sequence ATCCGCATCAGCCGCGACAAGATGAACGTGCTGGCCAAGGTGGCCACCGAGGCCCTGGTGCAGATGGAGAATGTCGAGTTCATCGAGGACCGCAACACCATCCGGCTGGAGCTGCGGCGCATCCTCGAGGAACTGCTGAAAGAAGAGATGAAGATCGACCAGTCGGCCCGCCAGAAGATCGAGAACCAGCGGCGCACCATCCTGGAAGGCACCCAGGAGTGGGACATCCTCTATCGCAAGTACTACAACGAGGAAGTGAAGAAGCTGGGGATCTAG
- a CDS encoding BMC domain-containing protein, giving the protein MEALGLIETKGLVGSIEAADAMVKAANVTLVHKEYIGAGYVTVMCRGDVASVKAATDAGAAAARRVGELVSVHVIPRPHGDLDAAMPMLTGKAPAAKKGSLG; this is encoded by the coding sequence ATGGAAGCTCTGGGACTGATTGAAACCAAGGGCCTGGTGGGCTCGATCGAAGCCGCCGACGCCATGGTGAAGGCCGCCAACGTCACGCTGGTGCACAAGGAATACATCGGCGCCGGCTATGTGACGGTGATGTGCCGGGGCGACGTGGCCTCGGTCAAGGCGGCCACCGACGCGGGCGCCGCCGCTGCCCGCCGCGTGGGCGAGCTGGTCAGCGTGCACGTCATCCCGCGGCCGCACGGCGACCTCGACGCCGCCATGCCCATGCTCACCGGCAAAGCGCCGGCCGCGAAAAAGGGCTCGCTGGGATAG
- the rpoN gene encoding RNA polymerase factor sigma-54, with protein sequence MVLLQHKLNVKLSQKQILTPGLVQMVSVLALNKLELKDMINEEMVENPVLDELDTEVPLLDEVAGKEVEKDRLLSTEAPAPEAEKTDPFDEIDFGSYFQDYLDPGYRSPASEVVEKPSFENFLSTPTTLTDHLMWQVSSMMLRAPVREAAELIIGNLNEDGYLTASEEELLGAPPEHVELEEVSSEAPSSEEADAILRAALGLNGGHTAQSTAAAVLPGIAAETSPFGVATEIAAPEEAEAEPHAAEVVSIDHGRHHHHVAADAPGSTHFSKPSFNREELREALDLVKQMDPVGVGSRDMRECLLAQLHHQQHLRQQQGLNGELERTICDATTIVRDHLRALQLKQYKEIGKAIDRPLEAVMTALDYIKTLDPRPGLRYNKVETRLIEPDVFFVKQTDDYVVLMNEDDLPQLRLNPTYKKLLSRENAEKEVRTYVKERYKSAIQLIKNIEQRKQTILKVCYAIIGRQRDFLDRGIDQLKPMMIKEVAEEIGVHPSTVSRAVANKYAHTPQGVFELRYFFSESVQGPEGGGTSLLILKRRVKKLIEDEDPLRPLTDEQITRILQSQGIQVTRRTVAKYREDMKIPSTHQRRVKN encoded by the coding sequence ATGGTCCTGCTGCAGCACAAGCTGAACGTCAAGCTGTCCCAGAAGCAGATCCTCACACCGGGGCTCGTGCAGATGGTCAGTGTCCTGGCTCTGAATAAACTGGAGCTCAAGGACATGATCAATGAGGAGATGGTCGAGAACCCGGTGCTGGATGAGCTCGACACCGAGGTTCCCCTGCTTGACGAAGTCGCCGGCAAGGAGGTCGAGAAGGACCGCCTGCTCAGCACCGAGGCCCCCGCCCCCGAAGCTGAGAAGACGGACCCGTTCGACGAGATCGATTTCGGCTCCTACTTCCAGGACTACCTCGACCCGGGCTACCGCAGCCCCGCCTCGGAAGTGGTGGAGAAGCCATCGTTCGAGAATTTCCTGTCCACGCCGACCACGCTCACCGACCATCTGATGTGGCAGGTCAGTTCCATGATGTTGCGGGCGCCGGTGCGTGAAGCCGCGGAACTGATCATCGGCAACCTCAACGAGGATGGCTACCTGACAGCCAGCGAGGAAGAACTGCTGGGCGCTCCGCCGGAGCATGTGGAACTCGAGGAAGTCTCTTCGGAGGCTCCGTCCAGCGAAGAAGCCGACGCCATCCTGCGCGCCGCACTGGGCCTGAATGGCGGCCACACGGCGCAATCCACCGCAGCCGCGGTCCTTCCCGGGATCGCGGCGGAAACCAGCCCGTTTGGCGTAGCCACCGAAATCGCTGCCCCCGAGGAAGCCGAAGCCGAGCCCCATGCCGCGGAGGTCGTCTCCATCGACCATGGGCGGCACCATCACCACGTCGCGGCGGACGCTCCCGGCTCCACACATTTCTCCAAGCCGAGCTTCAACCGGGAAGAGCTGCGGGAAGCCCTCGATCTGGTCAAGCAGATGGACCCGGTGGGCGTGGGCTCGCGCGACATGCGCGAGTGCCTGCTGGCCCAGCTCCATCACCAGCAGCACCTGCGCCAGCAGCAGGGCCTGAACGGCGAACTGGAACGGACCATCTGCGACGCCACCACCATCGTGCGCGACCACCTGCGCGCCCTCCAGTTGAAGCAGTACAAGGAGATCGGCAAGGCCATCGACCGGCCGCTGGAGGCGGTCATGACCGCGCTCGACTACATCAAGACGCTGGATCCGCGGCCGGGCCTGCGCTACAACAAGGTGGAGACACGCCTCATCGAGCCGGACGTCTTCTTCGTCAAGCAGACCGACGACTACGTGGTGCTGATGAACGAGGACGACCTGCCGCAGCTTCGCCTGAACCCGACCTACAAGAAGCTTCTCAGCCGCGAGAATGCGGAGAAGGAAGTCCGCACCTACGTCAAGGAACGCTACAAGTCGGCCATCCAGCTCATCAAGAACATCGAGCAGCGCAAGCAGACCATCCTGAAAGTCTGCTACGCCATCATCGGGCGGCAGCGCGATTTCCTGGACCGCGGCATCGACCAACTGAAGCCCATGATGATCAAGGAGGTCGCCGAGGAGATCGGGGTGCATCCTTCGACCGTCAGCCGCGCCGTGGCCAACAAGTACGCGCACACTCCCCAGGGCGTCTTCGAGCTGCGCTATTTCTTCAGCGAGAGCGTGCAGGGCCCGGAGGGCGGCGGGACGTCGCTGCTCATCCTCAAGCGCCGGGTGAAGAAGCTGATCGAGGATGAGGACCCGCTGCGGCCCCTCACCGACGAGCAGATCACGCGCATCCTGCAATCGCAGGGCATCCAGGTCACGCGCCGCACGGTGGCAAAGTATCGCGAAGATATGAAAATACCAAGTACGCATCAGAGGAGGGTGAAGAATTAA